A window of Phragmites australis chromosome 2, lpPhrAust1.1, whole genome shotgun sequence genomic DNA:
GGAGAAagtgacttttatatagtcgagacatcactgccggttcatataacaagccggcagtgatgccctgctatcgTTGCCGGTTGGTGGATTAAACCAAAAGTAAAGATGGAGCagagcatcactgtcggctcaagccaacagccggcagtgatgcccttatcactgccggttagtaAGCCACGATAACTGTATTTTTTCCGCACAGcttataaaccgacagtgattcctcatcactgccggtctattagaaaccgacagtgatggatcgatatatataggggtttataTAGTAGTGCATCGGGCTcgatatatataggggtttataTAGTAGTGCATCGGGCTCACCTATTTCTGTTCCGTCCAGCCCAGGCGGCGTGCGCTCTTAGAGAAGTCGATGATCCTGTGGAGCTGTGGAGTGGAGAAATGGCACGTTAGCCTACGTGGGGTACGTTCTGAATTAAATGGTCCACGCACACTTGATCGGTTTTGAGTTTTTGATACCTAGTGTTGCCCAGAATATGTCAACCATGTGGATGTtgtatggttttggttatgccTTGTCAGGGTTTAGGTCTGTTCCTATACCTCATTTGGTTCTAGTGttgaaaaaaactaaaattaatTCATGCATGTTTACGTAATTCAGGCAACATGAGAGGGGTTAGCGCTTGGCAGTAGATTTTCCATATCTCAATTTTCTCtggttttgagaaaaataaaatcactCGATATGTGTTTACAGAATTCAGGAGACCGGTTACCATGTTAGAGGTTTGCAGTAATATTTTATCCCTTGCCTCGGTGCTATAGGGACAGGAAATAAAGTCATGTGGAAGCAGTTCCATGTTAATTACTAGTAATTAACACTCATTTCCTCTTCTgattgaaaaatagaaaaaaaaaggaacatcTCATTTTTAAATACCTGACAATGCTCTGCATTCAAAATTCTGGTGTAGCAAAGTAAGTCCAAGGCCGTAAGTTTGGCTGTCAGAACAGCTCATGCAAGGAAGCCGGTTGTCCTCATTTTACTGCTGCAAAATAGCTGTTTACAATACATTGCGTGGGTGCTGCTTCCTGGTGTGAGAAAACATAAACAGTTTCCTTTGACGTCAGTATGCACAAACtatgttctttttctttgtgtATGCACTAGTTTTCTATCAACGGAAGGGATAATAATTATTGGTTTTGTTTGCAACAACAACATGCAGAACCTTATGATGGTGAAAATGTTTTGGGAGATGAGTTCTTGGGCTGTGCTTTTTCCACTGTCTTAATTGTCAATCGTAGTGAGAAAAAGGAAACACCACCGCTAAGAGTTCAATATACTATTCATTTGTTGCCTTGAAAGGCAAAACCTGATAAAATTTACAATACATTAATTCAGATCTGCAAACATTAGCTCTTTTCATCTGTATCATTGTGCCTACAATAACCCCATCAAAGCTATCTTGTTATGCGTAGCTCAAATATTTGCATCTGTTGCAAATCAATATGAATAGGTAGGGTGGaagtcttcttcatcatcacatgacatgAGAATCTTGACAATTTCTTCCATTGTTGGCCTCTTGCTTCTTTCTTCGAGGCATGAAAAAGCTACTTTCACCATTGCAATCGCCTGCTCTGGATCAAAATGGCCATGCAGTCTGTGATCAACAATATCACTGACATTTCCAGTAGCCAGTATCTGTTTAGTCTCCTGGACAAACTCCAGAAAATCTACATTTCTGTCATCTAACTCTATGCCACTAGAAACCCTGATTCCAGTCACAATCTCCATAAGCACGACCCCGTAGCTGTAAACATCAACCTTTGCATTGATCGGCAAATTCAGTGCCCATTCTGGTGCCATGTAGCCCATTGTGCCTCTCATATGGGTGAAATTGAAACTGGTGATATCTCGCTTTGAAAGCTTGGCTAGTCCAAAATCTGCTATTTTGGCGTCGAAATCTCGAGTTAGGAGTATGTTTTCTGGCTTCACATCACAATGAACAACCCACTCAAGGCATTCATGATGAAGGTAAGCAAGGCCCCTTGCTGTGCCCAGCGCAATCCTGTACCTTTGGCTCCAACCAAGCAGTCTTTCTGTACTCCTCTCGCCAAAGAGATAATTATCCAGTGACGCGTTCTCCACATACTCGTACACTAATAGCCTGTTTGTCCCTTCTGAGCAAAAACCCCACATCCTGACCAAATTTATGTGATTGATCCTTCCAATAAGGGTCACTTCTTCCCAGAATTCCTCCTCTCCTTGGCGAACATCTGTAAGCTTCTTTACCGCCACAATTTTCTTATCTTCAAGTAATCCTCTATAAACAATTCCAGCGCCTCCTCTCCCAAGCTCTTCTTTGAACTTTCCAGTTGCTTCTCTCAATTCTCGGTATGTAAACCGCCTGAACTGGTTTGTGATCATCCTGTATCCATCCTCCATTGATTTGGGTATGTTATGCTTCTTAAAGAAAAGGTACCAGCCTGTAACAATAACAAGCAACTCTAGACCTCCCAATATTGCAGCAAAGACATACAAGTATGTCCAAATTATGTTGTCTTTTTCTGTTCCATACATGCTTGCTGATCCTAGCATGACCTCAGAACCTGGGGGTCCGCAGGTGAGGCTTTCTTGTTTGGAGATTAAGGATGTTGAACTGTTGGAACTCTTTGGTACTTTCATATAGTTATCTCCGGGGAAATACAGGTACCGCTGACCATTGTAGAGTAAATTTTTAGTGTAACACCAACCATCCCCAGCCTTGTATGTGAAAGATATGCAGATGCTGCTGTTCAAGCAAATGTTCCAGCATGCTTCAAATGAGATGGATTGATTGGAGGACAGATCAAAGCCATAGTAGTCAGCATGGGGTTGCTTGACAAATGTAAAATCCTCATGTGCTCGGTTTCTGTCAATTGAGAACGTTGGTCTGCATCCTTTGTTCCAATTTGTTGGATCAACCATCACATATTCTGGAGGACACCTACATCGAAGACCACCAGAGTAGTCACAGATCCCATTCTTTCCACACAATCCATGCACATAGCACATCTGTATTACAGCCTGCCCTGTGACGACCCATTTCCTTGTTGATGCATTCAAGCTGTACATCCTGAAATTGCCATCGTAATCGATTGTGATCCTTCTCTTGATTCCTGGACCTGAATCTGAAGCCTCTATCTTGAATCCATCACTTGACACGAAATTACCCATGTCATCTAGAACTGCTATCCTGGTGCTGTTAAATCTATTGCGGCCATTTTTGAGAGTATTGTAATCTGGACTTGGCCAGTAGATGCTTGTAATTTCTGGGCCGTCATACAGCAGTCGCATGACA
This region includes:
- the LOC133909952 gene encoding putative receptor protein kinase ZmPK1 translates to MVALLYLVILPLLSIQICSGASPWQTMTTGSHIRGEDHDKIFLLSLDATFSCGFHELGTNAFTFAIWYTTNTTVRTVVWTANPYSSESGYSPVNKYGSRISLNRDGNLILTDTNGTTVWESKTSSGKHTTITLLNSGNLVINDSSNNIVWQSFHSPTDTLLPGQNLTKDTRLVSGYHHLYFDNDNVMRLLYDGPEITSIYWPSPDYNTLKNGRNRFNSTRIAVLDDMGNFVSSDGFKIEASDSGPGIKRRITIDYDGNFRMYSLNASTRKWVVTGQAVIQMCYVHGLCGKNGICDYSGGLRCRCPPEYVMVDPTNWNKGCRPTFSIDRNRAHEDFTFVKQPHADYYGFDLSSNQSISFEACWNICLNSSICISFTYKAGDGWCYTKNLLYNGQRYLYFPGDNYMKVPKSSNSSTSLISKQESLTCGPPGSEVMLGSASMYGTEKDNIIWTYLYVFAAILGGLELLVIVTGWYLFFKKHNIPKSMEDGYRMITNQFRRFTYRELREATGKFKEELGRGGAGIVYRGLLEDKKIVAVKKLTDVRQGEEEFWEEVTLIGRINHINLVRMWGFCSEGTNRLLVYEYVENASLDNYLFGERSTERLLGWSQRYRIALGTARGLAYLHHECLEWVVHCDVKPENILLTRDFDAKIADFGLAKLSKRDITSFNFTHMRGTMGYMAPEWALNLPINAKVDVYSYGVVLMEIVTGIRVSSGIELDDRNVDFLEFVQETKQILATGNVSDIVDHRLHGHFDPEQAIAMVKVAFSCLEERSKRPTMEEIVKILMSCDDEEDFHPTYSY